The Lactuca sativa cultivar Salinas chromosome 2, Lsat_Salinas_v11, whole genome shotgun sequence genome includes a window with the following:
- the LOC111891982 gene encoding uncharacterized protein LOC111891982 isoform X1, producing the protein MAFQPSDRPGPSSGSSSSSGFHHNSPFGDTTLTKIFVGGLAWETQSETLRQYFEQFGEIFEAVVITDKNTGRSKGYGFVTFQEPESARRACLDPAPIIDGRRANCNLASLGRPPRHSLPFGSLRSPTPYFGSYGYQQPFPYGYQQGLTYPSYTYPTFGPEYVYPQGIYNPYAGQQHYAQIYGVPNTQVYPYNQTMTGQQIFQFGGPGYSGIQTSSIQAPYPTGVAGPISVVPAPPQPQFIQGGGSGANARG; encoded by the exons ATGGCGTTTCAGCCGTCGGATCGACCAGGTCCAAGCTCAGGATCGAGTTCAAGTTCTGGATTTCATCATAATTCCCCTTTTGGTGATACCACTTTGACTAAAATTTTTGTTGGAGGGCTTGCTTGGGAGACACAAAGTGAAACTCTGCGACAATACTTTGAACAATTTGGAGAAATTTTTGAAGCCGTTGTGATCACTGATAAGAACACCGGCCGATCCAAGGGTTATGGTTTT GTGACTTTTCAAGAACCTGAATCTGCAAGGAGAGCATGTCTTGATCCTGCTCCGATTATTGATGGGAGACGAGCAAATTGTAATTTAGCCTCGCTTGGAAGGCCTCCTCGGCATTCCTTGCCatttg GATCTTTGAGATCACCAACGCCTTATTTTGGAAGCTATGGCTATCAACAACCTTTTCCTTATGGTTACCAACAAGGATTAACATATCCCTCATACAC GTATCCAACATTTGGTCCCGAATACGTCTACCCACAG gGAATTTACAATCCATATGCGGGTCAACAACACTATGCTCAGATATATGGTGTACCCAACACACAAGTGTATCCATACAACCAAACAATGACTGGTCAACAGATTTTTCAATTTGGTGGGCCCGGTTATAGCGGAATTCAAACTTCTTCAATTCAAGCACCATATCCAACAG GTGTTGCAGGGCCTATTTCGGTAGTTCCTGCACCACCACAACCACAGTTCATTCAAGGTGGAGGTTCTGGAGCAAATGCAAGAGGGTAA
- the LOC111891982 gene encoding uncharacterized protein LOC111891982 isoform X2 yields the protein MAFQPSDRPGPSSGSSSSSGFHHNSPFGDTTLTKIFVGGLAWETQSETLRQYFEQFGEIFEAVVITDKNTGRSKGYGFVTFQEPESARRACLDPAPIIDGRRANCNLASLGRPPRHSLPFGSLRSPTPYFGSYGYQQPFPYGYQQGLTYPSYTYPTFGPEYVYPQGIYNPYAGQQHYAQIYGVPNTQVYPYNQTMTGQQIFQFGGPGYSGIQTSSIQAPYPTGKMG from the exons ATGGCGTTTCAGCCGTCGGATCGACCAGGTCCAAGCTCAGGATCGAGTTCAAGTTCTGGATTTCATCATAATTCCCCTTTTGGTGATACCACTTTGACTAAAATTTTTGTTGGAGGGCTTGCTTGGGAGACACAAAGTGAAACTCTGCGACAATACTTTGAACAATTTGGAGAAATTTTTGAAGCCGTTGTGATCACTGATAAGAACACCGGCCGATCCAAGGGTTATGGTTTT GTGACTTTTCAAGAACCTGAATCTGCAAGGAGAGCATGTCTTGATCCTGCTCCGATTATTGATGGGAGACGAGCAAATTGTAATTTAGCCTCGCTTGGAAGGCCTCCTCGGCATTCCTTGCCatttg GATCTTTGAGATCACCAACGCCTTATTTTGGAAGCTATGGCTATCAACAACCTTTTCCTTATGGTTACCAACAAGGATTAACATATCCCTCATACAC GTATCCAACATTTGGTCCCGAATACGTCTACCCACAG gGAATTTACAATCCATATGCGGGTCAACAACACTATGCTCAGATATATGGTGTACCCAACACACAAGTGTATCCATACAACCAAACAATGACTGGTCAACAGATTTTTCAATTTGGTGGGCCCGGTTATAGCGGAATTCAAACTTCTTCAATTCAAGCACCATATCCAACAG GTAAAATGGGTTAA